From the genome of Brachyhypopomus gauderio isolate BG-103 chromosome 20, BGAUD_0.2, whole genome shotgun sequence, one region includes:
- the neurl1aa gene encoding E3 ubiquitin-protein ligase NEURL1 isoform X1: MGSYVQNRTHDPISPPVSTPLTDSLGGPFPSSTHRCHHKPKRCLPLQPCVGHPVSPLLFHPSAKGSQIIMDVAQRAVKRQASFCNAITFSNRPIALYEQVRLKITKKQSCWSGALRLGFACRDPSRIDPDSLPKYACPDLVSQSGFWAKALPEEFANEGNLVAFWVDKKGRVFYRINDSSPMLFFSGVRTGEPLWALIDVYGLTRGVQLLDSEIVPPDCLRPRSFTTVRGSSSLRREADASRLSVSLCDLNLQQDEARLRLPPAPTAYPIPQNSQNSQQSSFLPPTLDGDLRFHQLRGTHIKAVDEHTVGRSEHAREERPLVFTERPLRSGETIFLKVTKSSPARPGSLSYGVTSCDPSALRPSDLPYNPEALVDRKEFWAVCRVPTALQSGDVLGFLVTQDGEVVLSHNGANAGMQVCVDNSRPLWMFFGLHGAITQLRILGSTHVGDGHAPPSPGSPISSPRSPGGGLCSDISEPALNGGCSGGFCSRSVGGTTPSSPITLPKSPTFPSCSSSWPDECSICYENAVDTVIYACGHMCLCYTCGLRLKKMANACCPICRRAIKDIIKTYRST; the protein is encoded by the exons ATGGGCTCCTACGTGCAGAACCGCACGCATGACCccatctctccccctgtctcaacCCCTCTGACAGACTCTCTGGGCGGGCccttcccctcctccactcaccgGTGCCACCACAAGCCCAAGCGCTGCTTGCCCCTGCAGCCGTGCGTGGGTCACCCCGTCAGCCCTCTGCTCTTCCACCCGAGCGCCAAGGGCTCGCAGATCATCATGGACGTGGCACAGAGGGCCGTCAAGAGGCAGGCCAGCTTCTGCAACGCCATCACCTTCAGCAACCGGCCCATCGCCCTCTACGAGCAGGTCCGCCTTAAG ATCACCAAGAAGCAGAGCTGCTGGAGCGGGGCCCTCCGCCTGGGCTTTGCCTGCAGGGACCCGTCCCGCATCGACCCCGACAGCCTGCCCAAGTACGCCTGCCCCGACCTGGTGTCTCAGAGCGGCTTCTGGGCCAAGGCGCTGCCCGAGGAGTTCGCCAACGAGGGCAACCTGGTGGCCTTCTGGGTGGACAAGAAGGGCCGGGTCTTCTACCGCATCAACGACTCCAGCCCCATGCTGTTCTTCAGCGGAGTGCGCACGGGCGAGCCCCTCTGGGCCCTCATCGACGTCTACGGCCTTACGCGAGGAGTGCAGCTGctcg ACAGTGAAATTGTCCCTCCAGATTGTCTCCGCCCCCGCTCCTTCACCACGGTGAGAGGCTCCTCCTCCTTGCGGCGCGAGGCTGACGCATCCCGCCTGTCCGTCAGCCTCTGTGACCTCAACCTGCAGCAGGACGAGGCCAGGCTCCGCCTCCCGCCCGCCCCGACCGCCTACCCCATCCCCCAGAACTCCCAGAACTCCCAGCAGTCCTCCTTCCTCCCGCCCACCCTGGATGGTGACCTGCGCTTCCACCAGCTCCGCGGCACCCACATCAAAGCCGTGGACGAGCACACGGTGGGCCGCTCCGAGCACGCCCGCGAGGAGCGCCCCCTGGTGTTCACCGAACGCCCACTGCGGAGCGGCGAGACCATCTTCCTCAAAGTGACCAAGTCCagcccggcccggcccggctCCCTCTCCTACGGAGTCACGTCGTGCGACCCGTCGGCGCTGCGCCCCAGCGACCTGCCCTATAACCCGGAAGCACTGGTGGACCGCAAGGAGTTCTGGGCGGTGTGCAGGGTGCCCACGGCGCTCCAGAGCGGAGATGTGCTGGGCTTCCTGGTGACCCAGGACGGGGAGGTGGTCCTCAGCCACAACGGGGCCAACGCAGGGATGCAGGTGTGCGTCGACAACTCACGACCGCTCTGGATGTTCTTTGGGCTACACGGTGCTATCACGCAGCTAAGGATTCTGG GCTCCACCCACGTGGGTGATGGACACGCCCCGCCCAGCCCCGGCTCGCCCATCTCCTCGCCCCGCTCGCCCGGCGGTGGCCTCTGCAGCGACATCTCAGAGCCCGCTCTGAACGGGGGATGCTCGGGGGGCTTCTGCAGCCGCTCGGTTGGAG GAACCACCCCGAGCTCGCCCATCACCCTGCCCAAGTCCCCCACCTTCCCATCATGCTCCAGCTCGTGGCCGGACGAGTGCTCCATCTGCTATGAGAACGCGGTAGACACGGTCATCTACGCCTGTGGTCACATGTGTCTCTGCTACACCTGCGGCTTGCGCCTCAAAAAGATGGCCAACGCCTGCTGTCCCATCTGCAGGAGAGCTATTAAGGATATTATAAAGACCTACAGAAGTACATAA
- the neurl1aa gene encoding E3 ubiquitin-protein ligase NEURL1 isoform X3 codes for MGGQITRNALYDSLGGPFPSSTHRCHHKPKRCLPLQPCVGHPVSPLLFHPSAKGSQIIMDVAQRAVKRQASFCNAITFSNRPIALYEQVRLKITKKQSCWSGALRLGFACRDPSRIDPDSLPKYACPDLVSQSGFWAKALPEEFANEGNLVAFWVDKKGRVFYRINDSSPMLFFSGVRTGEPLWALIDVYGLTRGVQLLDSEIVPPDCLRPRSFTTVRGSSSLRREADASRLSVSLCDLNLQQDEARLRLPPAPTAYPIPQNSQNSQQSSFLPPTLDGDLRFHQLRGTHIKAVDEHTVGRSEHAREERPLVFTERPLRSGETIFLKVTKSSPARPGSLSYGVTSCDPSALRPSDLPYNPEALVDRKEFWAVCRVPTALQSGDVLGFLVTQDGEVVLSHNGANAGMQVCVDNSRPLWMFFGLHGAITQLRILGSTHVGDGHAPPSPGSPISSPRSPGGGLCSDISEPALNGGCSGGFCSRSVGGTTPSSPITLPKSPTFPSCSSSWPDECSICYENAVDTVIYACGHMCLCYTCGLRLKKMANACCPICRRAIKDIIKTYRST; via the exons ACTCTCTGGGCGGGCccttcccctcctccactcaccgGTGCCACCACAAGCCCAAGCGCTGCTTGCCCCTGCAGCCGTGCGTGGGTCACCCCGTCAGCCCTCTGCTCTTCCACCCGAGCGCCAAGGGCTCGCAGATCATCATGGACGTGGCACAGAGGGCCGTCAAGAGGCAGGCCAGCTTCTGCAACGCCATCACCTTCAGCAACCGGCCCATCGCCCTCTACGAGCAGGTCCGCCTTAAG ATCACCAAGAAGCAGAGCTGCTGGAGCGGGGCCCTCCGCCTGGGCTTTGCCTGCAGGGACCCGTCCCGCATCGACCCCGACAGCCTGCCCAAGTACGCCTGCCCCGACCTGGTGTCTCAGAGCGGCTTCTGGGCCAAGGCGCTGCCCGAGGAGTTCGCCAACGAGGGCAACCTGGTGGCCTTCTGGGTGGACAAGAAGGGCCGGGTCTTCTACCGCATCAACGACTCCAGCCCCATGCTGTTCTTCAGCGGAGTGCGCACGGGCGAGCCCCTCTGGGCCCTCATCGACGTCTACGGCCTTACGCGAGGAGTGCAGCTGctcg ACAGTGAAATTGTCCCTCCAGATTGTCTCCGCCCCCGCTCCTTCACCACGGTGAGAGGCTCCTCCTCCTTGCGGCGCGAGGCTGACGCATCCCGCCTGTCCGTCAGCCTCTGTGACCTCAACCTGCAGCAGGACGAGGCCAGGCTCCGCCTCCCGCCCGCCCCGACCGCCTACCCCATCCCCCAGAACTCCCAGAACTCCCAGCAGTCCTCCTTCCTCCCGCCCACCCTGGATGGTGACCTGCGCTTCCACCAGCTCCGCGGCACCCACATCAAAGCCGTGGACGAGCACACGGTGGGCCGCTCCGAGCACGCCCGCGAGGAGCGCCCCCTGGTGTTCACCGAACGCCCACTGCGGAGCGGCGAGACCATCTTCCTCAAAGTGACCAAGTCCagcccggcccggcccggctCCCTCTCCTACGGAGTCACGTCGTGCGACCCGTCGGCGCTGCGCCCCAGCGACCTGCCCTATAACCCGGAAGCACTGGTGGACCGCAAGGAGTTCTGGGCGGTGTGCAGGGTGCCCACGGCGCTCCAGAGCGGAGATGTGCTGGGCTTCCTGGTGACCCAGGACGGGGAGGTGGTCCTCAGCCACAACGGGGCCAACGCAGGGATGCAGGTGTGCGTCGACAACTCACGACCGCTCTGGATGTTCTTTGGGCTACACGGTGCTATCACGCAGCTAAGGATTCTGG GCTCCACCCACGTGGGTGATGGACACGCCCCGCCCAGCCCCGGCTCGCCCATCTCCTCGCCCCGCTCGCCCGGCGGTGGCCTCTGCAGCGACATCTCAGAGCCCGCTCTGAACGGGGGATGCTCGGGGGGCTTCTGCAGCCGCTCGGTTGGAG GAACCACCCCGAGCTCGCCCATCACCCTGCCCAAGTCCCCCACCTTCCCATCATGCTCCAGCTCGTGGCCGGACGAGTGCTCCATCTGCTATGAGAACGCGGTAGACACGGTCATCTACGCCTGTGGTCACATGTGTCTCTGCTACACCTGCGGCTTGCGCCTCAAAAAGATGGCCAACGCCTGCTGTCCCATCTGCAGGAGAGCTATTAAGGATATTATAAAGACCTACAGAAGTACATAA
- the neurl1aa gene encoding E3 ubiquitin-protein ligase NEURL1 isoform X2: MGSYVQNRTHDPISPPVSTPLTDSLGGPFPSSTHRCHHKPKRCLPLQPCVGHPVSPLLFHPSAKGSQIIMDVAQRAVKRQASFCNAITFSNRPIALYEQVRLKITKKQSCWSGALRLGFACRDPSRIDPDSLPKYACPDLVSQSGFWAKALPEEFANEGNLVAFWVDKKGRVFYRINDSSPMLFFSGVRTGEPLWALIDVYGLTRGVQLLDCLRPRSFTTVRGSSSLRREADASRLSVSLCDLNLQQDEARLRLPPAPTAYPIPQNSQNSQQSSFLPPTLDGDLRFHQLRGTHIKAVDEHTVGRSEHAREERPLVFTERPLRSGETIFLKVTKSSPARPGSLSYGVTSCDPSALRPSDLPYNPEALVDRKEFWAVCRVPTALQSGDVLGFLVTQDGEVVLSHNGANAGMQVCVDNSRPLWMFFGLHGAITQLRILGSTHVGDGHAPPSPGSPISSPRSPGGGLCSDISEPALNGGCSGGFCSRSVGGTTPSSPITLPKSPTFPSCSSSWPDECSICYENAVDTVIYACGHMCLCYTCGLRLKKMANACCPICRRAIKDIIKTYRST, encoded by the exons ATGGGCTCCTACGTGCAGAACCGCACGCATGACCccatctctccccctgtctcaacCCCTCTGACAGACTCTCTGGGCGGGCccttcccctcctccactcaccgGTGCCACCACAAGCCCAAGCGCTGCTTGCCCCTGCAGCCGTGCGTGGGTCACCCCGTCAGCCCTCTGCTCTTCCACCCGAGCGCCAAGGGCTCGCAGATCATCATGGACGTGGCACAGAGGGCCGTCAAGAGGCAGGCCAGCTTCTGCAACGCCATCACCTTCAGCAACCGGCCCATCGCCCTCTACGAGCAGGTCCGCCTTAAG ATCACCAAGAAGCAGAGCTGCTGGAGCGGGGCCCTCCGCCTGGGCTTTGCCTGCAGGGACCCGTCCCGCATCGACCCCGACAGCCTGCCCAAGTACGCCTGCCCCGACCTGGTGTCTCAGAGCGGCTTCTGGGCCAAGGCGCTGCCCGAGGAGTTCGCCAACGAGGGCAACCTGGTGGCCTTCTGGGTGGACAAGAAGGGCCGGGTCTTCTACCGCATCAACGACTCCAGCCCCATGCTGTTCTTCAGCGGAGTGCGCACGGGCGAGCCCCTCTGGGCCCTCATCGACGTCTACGGCCTTACGCGAGGAGTGCAGCTGctcg ATTGTCTCCGCCCCCGCTCCTTCACCACGGTGAGAGGCTCCTCCTCCTTGCGGCGCGAGGCTGACGCATCCCGCCTGTCCGTCAGCCTCTGTGACCTCAACCTGCAGCAGGACGAGGCCAGGCTCCGCCTCCCGCCCGCCCCGACCGCCTACCCCATCCCCCAGAACTCCCAGAACTCCCAGCAGTCCTCCTTCCTCCCGCCCACCCTGGATGGTGACCTGCGCTTCCACCAGCTCCGCGGCACCCACATCAAAGCCGTGGACGAGCACACGGTGGGCCGCTCCGAGCACGCCCGCGAGGAGCGCCCCCTGGTGTTCACCGAACGCCCACTGCGGAGCGGCGAGACCATCTTCCTCAAAGTGACCAAGTCCagcccggcccggcccggctCCCTCTCCTACGGAGTCACGTCGTGCGACCCGTCGGCGCTGCGCCCCAGCGACCTGCCCTATAACCCGGAAGCACTGGTGGACCGCAAGGAGTTCTGGGCGGTGTGCAGGGTGCCCACGGCGCTCCAGAGCGGAGATGTGCTGGGCTTCCTGGTGACCCAGGACGGGGAGGTGGTCCTCAGCCACAACGGGGCCAACGCAGGGATGCAGGTGTGCGTCGACAACTCACGACCGCTCTGGATGTTCTTTGGGCTACACGGTGCTATCACGCAGCTAAGGATTCTGG GCTCCACCCACGTGGGTGATGGACACGCCCCGCCCAGCCCCGGCTCGCCCATCTCCTCGCCCCGCTCGCCCGGCGGTGGCCTCTGCAGCGACATCTCAGAGCCCGCTCTGAACGGGGGATGCTCGGGGGGCTTCTGCAGCCGCTCGGTTGGAG GAACCACCCCGAGCTCGCCCATCACCCTGCCCAAGTCCCCCACCTTCCCATCATGCTCCAGCTCGTGGCCGGACGAGTGCTCCATCTGCTATGAGAACGCGGTAGACACGGTCATCTACGCCTGTGGTCACATGTGTCTCTGCTACACCTGCGGCTTGCGCCTCAAAAAGATGGCCAACGCCTGCTGTCCCATCTGCAGGAGAGCTATTAAGGATATTATAAAGACCTACAGAAGTACATAA